A stretch of DNA from Desulfobacterales bacterium:
TCAGACAGAGGCAATCGAGAAGCAGCCGATCCGTTTCACGCACGATACGCGACCTTGTGCTCCCCTGTGAGGGGGATAACATTCGATGGCAGCGCCGGATCGAGGATATCGAACTGGGGCGTATATTCGGGCACGATTTCGTTCAGCTTCCGCTTAATCCCGTCGGCATCGCGCCTCTCCGCCAGCAGCACCAGTGCTTCCAGGTGCCGCTTGAGTTCGGGAAGGGGCAGGCAGTCATCGGCCTTTAACACCATGATATCGGCATGGCCCGTTTTCTGAATGTCTTCTCCTTCGGTGATGAGCTCTTCATAGAGCTTTTCGCCCGGCCGCAGTCCGGTGTATACGACGTTGATATCCTTGTCCGGCGTAAAGCCCGACAAGGTGATAAGGTCCCGTGCCATGCTGTCGATCAGGACCGGCGTGCCCATCTTAAGAACGAAGATTTCACGCCCCTTGCCGATGGCACCGGCCTGAAGGATCAGACTGCATGCCTCGGGGATGGTCATGAAATACCGGGTCACCTCCGGATGGGTCACGGTCACCGGTCCGCCGCGCTCGATCTGGCGCTTGAACAGCGGCAGCACGCTCCCGGCGCTGCCGAGGACATTGCCGAACCGGACCGCCATGAACCGGCACCGGCTATCGACGGCATAGCACTCGGTCAATAGTTCGATCATCCGCTTTGTGGCGCCCATGACGTTCGTGGGCCGGACCGCCTTGTCGGTGGAGACGATCACGCAACGCTCCACCCCCGTGGACCGGCAAAGACCGATAATGGTATGCGTGCCGACCACGTTGTTAAAAACCGCTTCCCAGGGGTGCGACTCCATCATCGGCACATGCTTGTAGGCGGCCGCATGAAACACGGTCTGAGGCCGGTGTTCCTGAAACACCTGGGTCATGATGCCCTTGTTCTGAATCGCGCCCAACACGGCCTTCACCGCCAGTTCCGGATGATCGGCCTTCAGCTTCAGGTCGATGTCATACAGCCCGGATTCATTGCGCTCCACGACGACAAGGCTTTCCGGATGAAAACGGGCGATCTGGCGGCACAGCTCGGAGCCGATGGAGCCGGCCCCGCCGGTCACCAGCACCCTTTTCCCGGTGATGTACCCGCAGATCTGTTCGTTCTCGATGCACACCTGGGGGCGCCCGAGCAGGTCTTCATACCGGATATCGCGAATGGCGCTTACCACGATCTTTCCCGCCACCAGTTCCCCGATGCCGGGCAGGGTCTTGAACGGAATACCGGTGCTTTTGCAGAAGCCGACAATGCGGCGGATTTGCGCGGCCGTGGCCGACGGCACCGCGATAATGATCTCTTCAATGCCGTAGTCTGTTGCGATGGTGTTGAGATCCTGCATCGCACCGAGAACAGGCACCCGGTGAAGGGTGTTTTTCAACTTGTCGGGATTGTCGTCGATAAACCCGATGACATTATAATTCAGCTTCGGATTCTCGATAAGCTCGCGCAACAGTTTTTCACCGGCGCTTCCGGCGCCGATGATGAGGAGCCGTTTCAGCGCGTGAAAGTCCTTGTTGAAACACCGGAAAAGCGCGTGGTTGAAGTGGGCGGTGAAGAAAAAGCGGATAGTGACCCTGAACCCGCTGATGAACAAAAACGTCAGGACAAAATCGATAAAGAAAACGGACCGGGAAAACCCCCGGAAATGATAGATGCCGAAGATCACCAGCCCAATCGTCACCGAAGACACGACGCAGGCCTTCACGATGCTGATGAGATCGTGAACGCTGGTATACCGCCACATCCCCTTGTACAATTCAAAAATGAAAAAAAACCCGATTTTGACGGGAACAATCCAAAGCAGCGTCAACCGGAATTTTTCTTGAACGGCGGCGGGAAAAGCCCCTTCAAACCGAAACAGGTGGGCAAGATAGTATGCGGCGGAAACAAGGAGCGCATCCACCAGAAGCATGATAAAGAAATTCCGGTCGTTTTTTATCCTTAAAAACATAATACCGCCTGTGCGTATAGGTGTCCGCCGCTCACGCCGCTTCCGGGGCGCTTTTCCGTCAAAAACGCCTAACTCCGTCTGGTCGGCCACAGACGGACACGGCAGTCAACGGGTTGCGTTAAAATGTCTCCACGGCGAATGTAGAAGGAGGGGTTCATTTTATCTTACCTGTGGAAATTACGCGGGTTATACTGAACCGTCAAGGAGGAAAAAAAGGGGGTATGAAAGGGGTAAAACCACTACCCACTTATGGCTGTTTTAAGACATGAAAGGTAGAAAAGATACCTCTTCTGGGGGCCATCGGCCGGAAGGGCCTTCTCCTGGGAACCGGCAACATGTCATGAGGACTTTTTTCAGGGGCAACCGGGAAACCCGTGATCAATGCGGGCGATAAAAAAGGCGAATGCGACCCCATTGATAATGAGTCGACACTTTTTCATAGACCAAGACTATTCCGACCCCGTTCCCCGCACAATCCGAACCACCCTGTCCAAATCCGCCTCCGTCATCGCCGTCCCCGACGGCAGACAAAGCCCCCGCTCAAACAAATCCTCCGAAACGCACCCCCCCACTACCCGGCAAGGATATCTTTTCCCCTTCCGACAATCCGCGCCAATCTGCGAAATCCGCGTAATCT
This window harbors:
- a CDS encoding nucleoside-diphosphate sugar epimerase/dehydratase, encoding MFLRIKNDRNFFIMLLVDALLVSAAYYLAHLFRFEGAFPAAVQEKFRLTLLWIVPVKIGFFFIFELYKGMWRYTSVHDLISIVKACVVSSVTIGLVIFGIYHFRGFSRSVFFIDFVLTFLFISGFRVTIRFFFTAHFNHALFRCFNKDFHALKRLLIIGAGSAGEKLLRELIENPKLNYNVIGFIDDNPDKLKNTLHRVPVLGAMQDLNTIATDYGIEEIIIAVPSATAAQIRRIVGFCKSTGIPFKTLPGIGELVAGKIVVSAIRDIRYEDLLGRPQVCIENEQICGYITGKRVLVTGGAGSIGSELCRQIARFHPESLVVVERNESGLYDIDLKLKADHPELAVKAVLGAIQNKGIMTQVFQEHRPQTVFHAAAYKHVPMMESHPWEAVFNNVVGTHTIIGLCRSTGVERCVIVSTDKAVRPTNVMGATKRMIELLTECYAVDSRCRFMAVRFGNVLGSAGSVLPLFKRQIERGGPVTVTHPEVTRYFMTIPEACSLILQAGAIGKGREIFVLKMGTPVLIDSMARDLITLSGFTPDKDINVVYTGLRPGEKLYEELITEGEDIQKTGHADIMVLKADDCLPLPELKRHLEALVLLAERRDADGIKRKLNEIVPEYTPQFDILDPALPSNVIPLTGEHKVAYRA